A DNA window from Leishmania donovani BPK282A1 complete genome, chromosome 25 contains the following coding sequences:
- a CDS encoding elongation factor 2-like protein produces the protein MSVSMADAAQKLSEKPENIRNFCMVAHVDHGKTTLSDYLVASNGILSPQLAGEVRLLDSRPDEQERCITMKASSIALHHAYAGKSHVLNLVDSPGHIDFSCEVSTAMRLCDGAVVIVDVVDGVTQQTSSILRHTYQEGLSMCLVLNKIDLLVTTQQYTAEEAYLRLRSIIEICNAILASYANQMKIQEMDQDMKREDPSDDVWFDPSKGNVLFCSCYDGWAVGVDFFVRLYKDKVPLHNLAEALWGEHYFDPKTKTVSPKPKKAGQLPLAVQLMLEPIWQLYDAFLGDNASEERQKQLSEKLKIAESKWNNPRHDPRRKLKALLSIWMPLAPCVLDTVCTRLDSPITLQRRRLPSLVPGFEADTPAELKEALMNCDQSPEAPCIVYVCKLIDTQYLVGRAVGSVENHDGAFIGFGRVYSGRLRAGQPVYVHSDGVVVEATVGSVYLFRGTGLEETSEVSAGFLCGVGGLTSYITKYATISSVPSMPPFKPLVLQSTSIVRLSVFPKDPRNLQELERGLRLLYKVDPQVEVSMLPTGEHVIGTAGEVHAERCLKDLIDTFAQVEVVASEPLVSFRETIVSNLSAKPKPHTASLMDGAFYITLQARPLPTEVLELIKEDGKNSGNNPQLLRQAVAALSGHKRFSADVKNGVVASGPSRLGFLGAVLLANFDGTVDPVACWTTLQDWKESIVAGFQAACESGPMAQEPLYGVAFVVTNIFVDADSDISGGMVLPSVREACRAAMKLHPRRLVEPVYECTVYSSGFTQGKIYASLNRRRSEIVEEVPNEGSDLFYIRCWLPAVEAFGLQDELRVQTQGASTAQLQMSHWEVIDADPYFVPTTKEEFEEHGAEVATKNIAEQLLERIKRRKGLYRERVVESAEKQKFSLKGA, from the coding sequence ATGAGCGTTAGCATGGCAGATGCTGCGCAGAAACTGAGCGAAAAGCCGGAGAACATCCGCAACTTCTGCATGGTCGCCCACGTGGATCATGGCAAGACCACCCTCAGCGACTACCTCGTCGCCAGCAACGGCATCCTTTCCCCGCAGCTGGCGGGtgaggtgcggctgctcgaCTCCCGGCCTGATGAGCAGGAGCGTTGCATAACCATGAAGGCCAGCTCTatcgcgctgcaccacgcctACGCTGGCAAGAGCCACGTGCTGAACCTCGTCGACTCCCCCGGGCACATCGACTTCTCGTGCGAAGTGTCCACGGCGATGCGTCtgtgcgacggcgccgtcgtcatcgtcgacGTCGTGGATGGCGTCACCCAGCAGACGTCGTCCATCCTGCGCCACACCTACCAGGAGGGGCTGTCGATGTGCCTCGTGCTGAACAAGATCGACTTGCTCGTGACAACGCAGCAGTACACTGCGGAGGAGGCATacctgcgcctgcgcagcatcATCGAGATCTGCAACGCCATCTTGGCATCCTATGCGAACCAGATGAAGATACAGGAGATGGATCAGGACATGAAGCGCGAGGACCCCAGCGACGACGTGTGGTTCGACCCATCCAAGGGCAACGTCCTTTTCTGCAGCTGCTACGACGGCTGGGCCGTTGGCGTGGACTTTTTCGTGAGGCTGTACAAGGAcaaggtgccgctgcacaaCCTCGCGGAGGCTCTCTGGGGGGAGCACTACTTTGACCCCAAGACCAAGACCGTGAGCCCGAAGCCGAAGAAAGCGGGGCAGCTGCCCTTGGCTGTGCAGCTCATGCTCGAACCCATCTGGCAGCTCTACGACGCATTTCTCGGTGACAACGCGAGTGAGGAGCGGCAGAAGCAGTTGTCCGAGAAGCTGAAGATTGCCGAGAGCAAGTGGAACAACCCGCGCCACGACCCGCGCCGCAagctgaaggcgctgctctcGATATGGATGCCCCTCGCCCCCTGTGTGCTCGACACGGTTTGCACGAGACTCGACTCCCCGATCAccttgcagcggcgccgcctgccTTCTCTCGTCCCGGGCTTCGAGGCCGACACCCCCgcggagctgaaggaggcgctcATGAACTGCGATCAGTCCCCGGAGGCGCCGTGCATTGTGTACGTCTGCAAGCTAATCGACACACAATACCTCGTCGGTCGCGCCGTCGGCTCCGTGGAGAACCACGATGGCGCCTTCATTGGGTTCGGGCGCGTCTACAGCGggcgcctgcgcgccggGCAGCCAGTGTATGTCCACAGCGAtggcgtggtggtggaggcgacggTAGGCAGCGTCTATCTCTTCCGCGGCACCGGTCTTGAGGAGACGTCGGAGGTGAGCGCTGGCTTCCTCTGCGGTGTCGGCGGTCTCACCTCGTACATCACCAAGTACgccaccatcagcagcgTGCCTAGCATGCCGCCCTTCAAGCCGCTTGTACTGCAGAGCACCTCGATAGTGCGGCTCTCCGTCTTCCCGAAGGACCCAAGAAACttgcaggagctggagcggggcctgcggctgctctACAAAGTCGACCCGCAGGTGGAGGTGAGCATGCTGCCAACCGGTGAGCACGTGATCGGCACAGCAGGCGAAGTTCACGCAGAGCGCTGCCTCAAGGACCTCATCGACACGTTTGCACAGGTGGAGGTGGTCGCCTCGGAGCCGCTCGTATCCTTTCGCGAAACCATTGTGAGCAACCTGAGCGCCAAGCCGAAGCCGCACACCGCGTCGCTCATGGACGGCGCCTTCTACATCACCCTCCAagcgcggccgctgccgaccGAGGTGCTCGAGCTGATCAAAGAAGACGGGAAGAACAGCGGCAATAACCCGCAGCTTCTGCGGCAGGCAGTGGCCGCCCTGTCAGGGCACAAGCGCTTTTCTGCGGATGTCAAGAAtggcgtcgtcgccagcggcCCGTCTCGGCTCGGCTTCCTTGGAGCAGTGCTGCTCGCCAACTTCGACGGCACTGTGGATCCAGTGGCATGCTGGACGACGCTGCAGGACTGGAAAGAGTCCATCGTGGCAGGCTTCCAGGCCGCCTGCGAGAGCGGGCCGATGGCACAGGAGCCCTTGTACGGGGTGGCTTTTGTGGTGACGAACATCTTTGTGGACGCAGACTCGGACATCTCCGGCGGCATGGTTCTGCCCAGCGTGCGGGAggcgtgccgcgctgcgATGAAGCTGCACCCTCGCCGTCTTGTCGAGCCCGTGTACGAGTGCACCGTGTACTCCTCCGGCTTTACCCAGGGCAAGATCTACGCCTCACTgaaccgccgccgctctgaGATCGTCGAGGAGGTGCCGAACGAGGGCAGCGACCTCTTCTACATCCGCTGCTGGCTACCGGCTGTTGAGGCGTTCGGCTTGCAGGACGAGCTGCGCGTACAGACGCAAGGCgcctcgacggcgcagctgcagatgaGTCACTGGGAGGTCATCGACGCCGATCCGTACTTTGTGCCCACAACGAAGGAAGAATTCGAGGAGCACGGTGCCGAGGTGGCGACCAAAAACATTGCGGAGCAGCTTTTGGAGCGCATTAAGCGGCGCAAGGGCCTCTACCGCGAGCGCGTGGTGGAGAGTGCCGAGAAGCAGAAGTTCTCCTTGAAGGGCGCGTGA
- a CDS encoding RNA triphosphatase, putative: MSAPRTPSPLEAANVPASATPTAPATAAEAASRSPGHAEASLDPHPLFEVAASLLARLKPFLSEPHIEVEARLCSIGQPQKRARENTQKAPVGATPTLIPSRDAPRIVEDGRRRIQVGVSAEDFARMKAHVAEEAEALPFQQSVTEDVITKTGRYTYVVAEDGSESFVGCIAKRRLCNIEVLVPGCPYDVRVSISTEVPKAATSAPAVKPQGYVRRKRRWTATAESFEYAFTRVGADGQQCPSFEVEIEGVHANSQAGVTEAWLADLLRRLLALARLKGNTGLPQKPARGEHQ, encoded by the coding sequence ATGTCAGCTCCTCGTACTCCGTCGCCTCTAGAGGCAGCTAATGTACCAGCCTCGGCAACACCAACTGCGCCAGCGACCGCAGCGGAGGCCGCATCTAGGTCTCCAGGCCATGCTGAGGCTTCTCTTGATCCACATCCGTTATTCGAAGTAGCGGCGTCGCTCCTCGCTCGTCTGAAGCCCTTCTTGTCAGAGCCGCACATCGAGGTTGAGGCGCGACTTTGTAGCATCGGCCAGCCTCAGAAGCGAGCACGTGAGAACACGCAGAAGGCCCCTGTTGGCGCTACCCCTACATTAATTCCATCACGCGATGCACCGCGTATTGTGGAAGACGGACGTCGTCGCATTCAAGTCGGTGTGAGCGCGGAAGACTTCGCCAGGATGAAGGCACATGTtgcggaagaggcggaggcctTGCCGTTCCAGCAGTCCGTGACGGAGGATGTCATTACGAAGACTGGCCGCTACACGTACGTCGTTGCCGAAGACGGGTCAGAATCGTTTGTCGGGTGCATAGCGAAGAGGCGGCTGTGCAACATCGAGGTGCTCGTGCCGGGCTGCCCGTACGACGTTCGTGTCTCCATCAGCACAGAGGTGCCCAAGGCAGCAACGAGTGCGCCTGCTGTAAAGCCGCAAGGGTACGTTCGTCGCAAGCGGCGGTGgacagcaacggcagagTCCTTTGAGTACGCCTTTacgcgcgtcggcgccgacggccaACAGTGCCCAAGCTTCGAGGTGGAAATTGAGGGCGTGCACGCAAACAGCCAGGCTGGTGTGACCGAGGCTTGGCTGGCGgatctgctgcgccgttTGCTGGCCCTCGCGCGGCTGAAGGGCAACACCGGATTGCCACAAAAGCCGGCGCGTGGAGAGCACCAATGA